The following nucleotide sequence is from Solanum dulcamara chromosome 7, daSolDulc1.2, whole genome shotgun sequence.
gtgtcctgtctaatcacctcttcccaatatttcttcggcctacccctacatCTTCTGAAACCACCATTGTCaatctctcacacctccgcactaggacatttgtgtctctcctcttcacatgcctaaAGCATCTCAGTATTTGCAAGCAGAGTGCAAGtaagtaaagaaaataaagagaaacgAACCTTTCTGTTTGCAGGTAGAGGGTTTGGAAATAGAGTTGTGCAAGGTTGAACAGTAATGGAGGTGTGCCTGTTCTTTACATAGTAGTATTTTTTCAGTGATCAGGAAAGAGAGATGTGGGTGATTGACACATGGCAAGTAATAGTTGGTGCGtgattgaacttttttttaTAGGTGGAATTGACAGAAAAATGAGATATTTATATCACTTTAAACTAGTTTAGTGGTGTATTAGAACCTCTGCAAAGTTTGAgtgtctttttaaaaaaatggtcATAGTTTAGGAGGGTCTCTATGTATCAGCAATCGGAAATCAATTTAACTTTGAAAAATGTAAGTGAGATAATGAAGATTCTATAGAGAGAAACGGAGAATTTATCAAAAGttgaaacaagaaaagaaacctGCTTAGATGAGAAGCCATAAAGAAACCTGCTTAGATCTCTTAATTTATTCCATTCCAAAGACAGAAGTTGAGGTGAAGAGTCTTGAGCtaggagagaagaagaagaagaagattttgtttttgggttttgatttatttttttggttagcacaagaagaaaaaaatggagaaaagtgCTCCAGTTCGAAAATCACACACTAATACTGTAGATCTGCTCACTTGGTCGAAAAATCTGTCGAAAAATTCCCCGACAATCGCTTTAAACAATCGCTTTAGTGATAATGAATTATATTGAAACGGCATGTCTGTGCTAATAAATGGTGAGAACACTATCACTACGTAccaatatttgtttatttaacagaaacacaccaaaaaaaactcaaatttcaaACCCTTAATCGGTAGAGAAACTCGaaaatgcaaaatgatcaaatctttctatatttttatttcactATTTGCAAGCAGAGTGCAAGtaagtaaagaaaataaagagaaacgAACCTTTCTGTTTGCAGGTAGAGGGTTTGGAAATAGAGCTGTGCAAGGCTGAACGATAATGGAGGTGTGCCTGTTCTTTACGTGGTACTATTTTTTCAGTGATCAGGAAAGAGAGATGTGGGTGATTGACACGTGGCAAGTAATAGTTGGTGCGTGATTGAACCTTTTTTTTATAGGTGGGATTGACAAAAAAATGAGAGATTTATATCACTTTAAACTAGTTTAGTGGTGTATTAGAACCTCCGCAAAGTTTGAgtgtctttttttaaaaaaggatcaTAGTTTAGGAGGGTCTCTATATATTTTCTCTATTAAATTCACCTATCCAACTTGCATGCACATACACACTGACGTACACATTCATTGATTTGTGAAATTCCCTTGATAAAACGCATTCGTTGATTGCGATTTACGTATAAGTTTGATTAGCACTATTTAGAGTCTGTTGGACGGGCttataacttatgacttttgattgacttttattatttgatttaaaaataaattcttaaaaataattttcaaaattttgctCAAACAGTATAAAACTAtttaaaacacataaaataagtcaatttaAATAGGCTCTTACATGTAATATTTCTGAAATATAATCTACAAATTGTGTTTCTAAAATGAGATTTAAAAGTCAAAACCAACAAAtcactaagagcccgtttggatggtcttaaaaaaagtaacttttatgtatgaagtgcttttagaactttgaagtgttgaaagttatttttataaataagcagttgagtgtttggataaaagtgcttaaatgaggaaaataatgtgaattttagggttaaaagaataaaaaggatagtttggaaatttagttaaaatataagggttataaaagtaattttcattgTCAAAGacaatgactttaagcacttagaaaaaaaataggaatcctaatttttcatttttgactgactttaagaactttatgacttaaagttagtattagacaaacacgtccaaaagctaaaaaaaggctttaagttgattttgatcaacttaaagcccatccaaacgggctgtAAGGGGTTATTGGTAGAAGGTattgaataaaataatgcatgtttaaattttatattattatttcctTGTTTGATACGCATTTTCAATCTATGTATAACTAATGTAAATATTAGATATATACTTTATTTGATGTTGTCCGATGTATAGCAAAATCATGATATTAACAATTACAAGGTTATTAACACATGCATTAACATGATTAAAGATATAATTATTCTTGAAAGTATATATAGCTAAAGAATGTGgaggatatttttataaataaatatatttttttgaatttgtacAACCTTACATGataacaactttaccagttactccaatgTTTCCCTTCACtctataatataaattaatatatatccaCCTTGAAAAAGTAACTAGTATTTCTATAATTTAAACATACTTTGGACTAAAATTCTCAGTGTTTGGCAAAATGTATTAAATTATCTCCAACACGTAATTGAATTTTCACATTTCTAATTGTTTGACCATAGATAAAGCAAACACATTTTAACAAATATGTCCAATTTCATGAATTGGCCAATAATTCTATTGCCATGTAATAACAAAatacttcttttcttctttttattttattttattatttttagttaacCACTTGAACTTTGGTACTAAAGATTTTTCTAACTACTTCGAGATTATATATAATTCATTTAAGGAAATAAATTTTAAGGATTTctataatttttcataattcaAACTCAAGATCTTTAATTAAGGTGAAGAAACATCTCATAAATTCAAATCACTTAAGAGCATGAAATAACACTTGATAGTTCACaatctttcataatcaaatttaCTTATACAATAATCATTTTTAATCATGAAAGTTTGTTGGATAGAGTGGGAGCCTACTCAAGATCACTAATGCATATAGTTCCTTCTTCCATTGCTTGTCTGATTTAATGATACTATAAGtaagatcataaattttaaatatgttttatttaaagttcatgaagttgagattattttttattgtacctttttcaaaaaataattgaaataatgTTCAGGATTAGCTTGCACTTAAATAAAACCTTACTTTGATGTTAAAGTAAGTTTGAAAGTACTTAACATAAATTGAAAAACAGGTTATACATTATTTTTAAGTTTGAAATTGGATTTAAATTTTCATGATTAAACATaattttgcaaataaaataaaaattattagtatgaaaaataaataacttttATGGCCAAACAAGTCGTTAACTAAAATTCAAATTCGTTTTTGATTAAAAGAGTAATCCACTTTCCATGCATCCCAACtgtgattgtttttttttaaaataaaagtatttcctttttgaaaaaaatacataacttcttttatcatattctctaaaatttcttaccatttaaaaaaattacaaaaatttatACTTTCTTCAATTCTCTGATAAATCACTATGTGTGATATATCGACCGGATACATTACTTTATGAAAAAGCTAAATCCTCATCTTCATCTGCGGATACAGGTGGACGCATATGAATCAAAAAGTCGGATATTTCACCTTACACAATATATCGATCAGATACATTacgtaaatacatcccttacgTGATATAAGTGCTGTATCCAAAAGTGacagaaaaaaagaaattttggataattttttaaaaataaaaatataatataattgtaAGAATTAcgataaaatttaagtaaaatttagttttttttttttttttgcttttcctTTTTCCCAATACGAGCAAAATACTTTTCCTCTGAGCAAAAAGTAAAAAAGTGCTCACCAATGGCTGCGCTTGTAGTTGTTTACTACTCGCTCAGTCTATCCGCCACGTCACTAAATAATACTTCATTTGACCAAATCCTATTGGTCCGTGAAACGTGTCCCCTTAAGCAGCACACTCATAAAGAGAGTATACGCTTGTATTCTACTCGCGAGAGTTTGCTgaaataaaacttcaaatacttacaAGTGCGGCATTGGagggaaaataccaaaaaattgaaaacaatttttaatttttttctaaatgaaCTGTACTGTTCTATCATCTATGTATAAATAATTCGAACTGCAAAGTCAGTAGAATTCCTCCTTTGTTTCTCTCTCTATCTTTGAATCTCTTGTtgttttctagagagagaaagcTTTGAGTTTACAGTAATGGCGTTGTTATCGTTCTTAGGGAGGTTTCTCTTTGTATCAGTCTTCGTTCTCTCCGCTTATCAAGAGTAAGAAATTCATCAGCAGCTTGTTCAGATCTAATTcgtttttgtgtttttttttctttaaatgcaGTTTCAATGTTTGTGTAGTATTATTTGAGCTGCATTGACTTCTTCGTCGCTATGATTTGGTTTTCTGTATGGTTAATTGTGTTATTTAAACAGAGCTAGGTTTGGATCTAGTTGGATTTGGAGCCGAAGTCTTAGAATTTGATCATTGTGGCTTTTACTAAGTTAATTGTTCAATTCTAGTATGTTTTAACACTGTTTCTGTGTTTTTATGCAGTTTTAATGATTGTACAAGTTTGTGTAGTATTATTTGACTTGCATTGAGTTGTTTATTGCTATGATTTGGTCTGCTGTATGGTTTATTGTTCTCGTTAAACAAAGCTTGGTTTGGATCTAGTTGGATTTGGAGCTGAAGTTCTagaattttaatatattgattTTGATCAGCTAGTTGTTTAATTCTTTTAGCTATTACTTATTCTTTTCTTTGGCAGTAAAGTTAAGTACTGTTTGGTTGAATGAGTGTGTTTGTTTGTCTCTCTCTCCATGCATCGATCGACTTGAAGAGCTAGGTTTGCTTCTATATTACTTATAGCAATACTGATCTGAATGTTTATGTACCTGCTATCTATTCCAATTTAGGCACACTTACTTATTGTGTTCTCATTTTAGTTTAATATTGCTACCATTATATTGTTGGGTTTGGTGTAAATGCCGGGAGCAGCTAAGTTTTTTCATTCTAAGTGACTATAACATACTTTAGTTTCTATGTGGTGATATTACTCCTAgccaagaaaaaagaagaaaaagaaagtacaTAACATTCGAAGTTAGTTGTTGAACCTTGCTTGTTTCTGTTTTTATGGGAGAGTGCAGTTCTTGAGCTGAACTGCTGTGAAGTCTTTCCATGCTAAACATACAAGTCAATCCCATATCTTGTTAAAACTCAATGCAAGCTTATTCGTTTAATGGAAATGGATCAGATATGGAAGTCTTTTCTGTTTATTGATGTTTCTATGTTCTTTTATTCATGAAACAGATATGGAAGTCTTTTCTGTTTATTGACTTTTCTATGTTCTTTTTTTCATGAAACTTGTCCATTTAGAAGTTATTTTGAGGGGAACAAGTTCTAAGGTACGGAACATAACGGTGCAATGCTACAATCTGTTAaagaggccgtttggattggcttataaactattttcagctttttttgagtGTCTGACTGGCcaattaaagtcattttgtgcttaaaataagccccaataaatagttgagttgatttggatgaacttattttaagcagtttataaattgaaaacaccttataagtcaaaaaaaaaagttgccCTGTAcctactttttaaaaaaaacttataagcagtttttaacttataagctgcttaaaaataagacaatccaaacaggctaataGTAGCCACTGAGTTGTATTCTCATCCTTTCTGCAGAATAGTTGTTTAAGAGGAGAAAATAGTCACACAAATGTTGTAAAGATATTTATAGTTGATGAGGATAATCAGGCTCAATCATGCTACCTCTTCACTATGAGTTCACATTTATGCTTACGAGAAATTGATAAGTCTAGTGCCTTTCCAAATAGCAAAGCTATAGGCTTATTATAAAGAAATATTGGAATTGTAGTCAATCGGTTGACATATGTACTTCAAACTTGTGTATAATCATTTGTTTCTTTTCATTTCATACTTGTGTTTCAAGACATTGGAGAATATCAATAAGAGatcttaagagatcataaaAGAACAACATCTTGAACTCTTTAaatcttaatttattttgttgCTGTTTATAGGTTCAATGACTTTGGGGTTGATGGTGGTTCAGCAGCAAAAGCACTAAAACCTAAGTTTGATGTTTTGTCAAAGCATGTTACAACACACACTGGATTTCAAGTCCCACATGTAGAGGTAATAATTATTTGGCTTTTGCTTATTTGAATTTGGTTTTAGCAATTATCCCATTTGTTCTGTCTAATGATTGAGATATCGTTCACAGATGAAGCATCTAATTTTGGGGGCCTTAATCATGAAGAGTCTCGGAAGTCTTCTCTTTGTCTTTGGTAGCTCTCTTGGAGCTATAATCCTGGTGTGTATTTACTATTTGCTCaattgaattcttgaaataTCTTAAAAATCTATGTTGCTTGGCCTCTCCAAAAGTGTTACTACACTCGTATCAAATCCtccaaaaatacactatttttggAGGATTTGAAGCGCATCCAGTGTCCGAGCAACATTGTTTAAAACAAGTGGATTGTTTGAACTTGCTTGTTTCATCCTGTTGACCGCTTCTTCATCTTGCTTTTTCTCAATGAAGGTTCTGCATCAGGCCATTGCCACTCCCGTCTTATTTGACTTCTACAACTATGATGTCGACAAGAAAGAGTTTGCTCAACTTTTTGTTAAGTTTACTCAGGtaactcaatatatatattactttaatatatcATATCTTGCATCCATTTTACCAAATTATACATCTAGAATGGAGCTTTGCAAGTTTTATTTAGTTGTGTATTCTCCGCTTTTCTTTTTTGACAGAGCTTGGCACTCCTTGGCGCACTGTTCTTTTTTATCGGCATGAAGAACTCTTTGCCCAAGAGATCCTCCCACCTAAAGAAGAAGGCTCCCAAGACTAAAACAGTTTAAGGGATATGAGATATTGAGAGATGTGTTCAATTTGCAGTGTTCGACTTGCAGCATGCCATAGCCCTTCGTAGAGTTTCTTGTAAGCTTTGTATTTTGCAATTTTACTTTAGTTAAATTTCtcaactttgtagctttgtttttgttttcttgttttttctGTTTCtgataaattatcattttaaaaaaaaataattgatttaaatattaatagTCCCAAAAAGAAGAATCTGAAGTTGACAACtcctaatttaatttgatagctTTTGTTGGTTCTCATGTTCAATCTTTCTAATGGGGTTCTTTTAAATTTGCTGCATTTGCTTTATTTTGGAAGACACATCAATTGAACAGgatccccccccccctccccaccccaccccccaaATAGCCACTTTTCAACTTGTGTAATCGAAAAAAATAGTCACTGTCCTGGAGGCTCAAGTTCTACAAGGGAAACAGTAATATTTTTATCGAGTTTCACTCCAAGTCAATATATAGTATGTTGTTTTTTAATGATCCACTGCATTGTTTGTTGTTACCTTTAAATGAATTGGGCCCAAGCTGAGCCATTAACATTGTGATGCGTTAGACATTTTTCatataagaaagaattgagatGTCTGTATGAAGGATGATGAATAGAGTTCAATTTCAAtgacaacaacatacccataaTTCATTAAGTGGGGTTTGAGGAAGGTAATGTGTATTCAATCTTACTTCAATCTTGTGAAGATAGAGAAACTGTTGTCGATAGACCATTGGTTTAAGTAAGTTCAAATTTTAACATAGGTAACGGTGGACAATTTTAGATTTTCGTGAGGATAATAATTGAAGTGTGtgaaaattagtttttttttttcttcatcaaaATACATTTTTGTCAAGTTAACGTATTTATC
It contains:
- the LOC129895683 gene encoding uncharacterized protein LOC129895683 gives rise to the protein MALLSFLGRFLFVSVFVLSAYQEFNDFGVDGGSAAKALKPKFDVLSKHVTTHTGFQVPHVEMKHLILGALIMKSLGSLLFVFGSSLGAIILVLHQAIATPVLFDFYNYDVDKKEFAQLFVKFTQSLALLGALFFFIGMKNSLPKRSSHLKKKAPKTKTV